Within Rhodopirellula islandica, the genomic segment CGGCCATTCGTCTCGCTTCGATGCCGCCGATCATGGCGACCCAGACAGCGAGGGACCTGAAGATTGGGAACTCGACGAGTTGTACGAATCGTTGCCCCAGATCTTTGAGAAGCTGCCCACCTGGTCGAAGTACATCTTGACCGCGTACTCAAACTTGGAACGGGCGATGGGTCGTTCCGCGAATCGCCGTCGGAAACTTTACAACGGCCGTATTGAATGCACGTACTACCAATACCAAGGCCCCAAACCCTACGCGAGCGACCGCCCAGCCACCGAGAAATCTCCGGCACCTGCTCAGCCGATCACACGCGAACCAACCACAAGTGAGCCCTCCGTTCGCGAGACCAACACCAGCAAACACGCCGCACCAGAACCGGCCAAACCAAAACCCAAATCACCTTGGCCAAAATCTCCACCGAACTCGTGAACGTTGACCTGGCATCGACGAGCGGACCAACCTCGTTCGGCCTATCATGGACTGATTGCTCAATGCCATTGGCAAATTGCGACTTCAAGATTGAAAGGCACGATGATGCAACGGATGACACTCTCGATACAACCGTGTTGCGAAAGCAAATCCGCGACCAAGCCCTCATTTGCGAAGTTCGGGACGATGACCTTGGCATGGTTTGCATTGTCCATCTGTGTGACTGGCGTTGCGATGGCAGCCGACACGGACAAAGTGTTTCGCGCCGGTGCGGTTGCGATCGACATCACGCCGGAAACATTCCCCGTCAGCTCCTCGGGCAGCATGACGCACCGAACGGCCAAGCAAGCACACGACCCTTTGCACGCTCGTTGTCTGGTGCTGAACGACGGTGAGACAAGCATCGCGTTGGTCACCTGTGACAGTTGCATGATCCCGCGTGAGATCTACGACTCCGCCAAACAGATGGCCGCCGAAGCCACCGGCATCGCAACCGACCACATCCTCTGCTCCGCAACCCACACGCACACGGCGGTCTCGGTCGCGCCGACCTTTCAAAGCTTGGTCGAGCAAGACTACCTCCCGTTTCTCACCAAACGAATCGCTGAAGGAATCGTCCAAGCCCATGCGCAATTGGAACCGGCACGCATCGGTTGGGCAATCGGAAACAATCCCAACCAAGTCTTCAATCGTCGTTGGTTCCTGCGTCCAGGAGTCGAAATCAATGACCCATTTGATTTGGGAACCGATCGAGTGCGAGTGAACCCGAGTGCGAACAGTCCCACGCTGTTGCAGCCGGCTGGTCCAGTCGACCCGGAGGTTCCTGTGCTCGCCGTCCAAGCCCTCGATGGTCGACCGATTGCGATGTGGGCGAATTATTCGCTGCACTACGTCGGCGGTGTTCCTCCCGAATCGCTTTCCGCTGATTACTTTGGTGAGTTTGCTCGCCAATTCACGAACATGATCGATGCAGGGGAAAGCGAGCCACCCTTCGTTGCCACGATGACCAACGGCACCAGTGGAAACATCAACAACATCAACTTCTTCGAAGGCCGCGACCACCAACAACCTTTCGAACAGATCCGGTTGGTCGCCAACGATGTGGCGGCTTCCGCACGTGTCGCCTACCAGCGCATTCAATTCGAAGACTGGGTGCCGCTGGCGATGCGAGAAACCGAGATCGAACTCGGCGTGCGTCGCCCCACTGCCGATGAGGTCGCTCGTGCAGAACAGTTGATCGCCGAGTCCAGTCCGGGCCCCTGGAGTGACCGCCGCTTGATCTACGCGGGAGAAACTCTGGAGCTCGCTGAGTACCTGCCGACCGTGAAAGTGAAACTGCAAGCGATTCGAATCGGCGAGCTCGCCATCGTCAGCAGCCCCTGCGAAACGTTTGTGGAAACCGGACTGGCAATCAAACAGTCCAGCCCCTTCAAGCCGACGTTCACAATCGAACTCGCCAATGGCTACAACGGGTACCTGCCCCCTCCCGATCAACATGCCTTGGGCGGATACGAAACTTGGCGAGCCAAGTCGAGTTACCTCGCGGTCGATGCGGAACCCCAAATCCGGGAAACCCTATTGAACCTGCTCGATGATTTGAAGCAGTCGCCACCAGTTTCCCCTGCCCGACGATGAGTTCCAGAATCCGGTCGACAAGAATTCCGTTGATCGGGGCAGTGGTCGCTTTGGCTGCGATCGTCCTCGCGATGAATTCGCTGCCCCTGGCTTGGTCGAGCGTTCACTGGATGATGCACCCGGAAACCGCATCGTCGCTTCAGTGGTGGATGTCGCGGGCCACCGCGGTGCTGTACGTGGTGACAGCCATCTTCTTTGCCTATGGTCCACCGGCTCAGGCAACCGCGAGCAGAACAATCGCAAGATTGGTCACGATCCTGCTCATCATTGCCGTCTTTCCATTTGCGACCAACTCGATCCAAAAGTTTTGGCACATTCGGCCTGATTCCTGGGACCTGCTGCTTTGGCGACTGGACGACGATTGGAACGAAGGTCGTGTCTTTGACTTCCTCGGTGATTCCATCGCCTGGCTGATCGCAATTGGGGCACTGTGGCTGATAGCCGGGTGGCGAAATGTCGCCTTGCAATCAACTTCGGTTGACAAGGACGTCACCCGCGAAAAGATAACGAAGTCCATCACGATTCAACGCCTGATGGCGTTGACCGCGATGGCTGCTGGCTTCGCTGCGATTCTGCGTTGGTTGCAATGGTCCGCCTCACCGCAGGAGTTCGTTCGCATGACCTCGGCCGTGCCCATCGCATTGTCGATTGCAAGCGTGGGCAAATTGACCCAACGTCCAGGCCACCAAAGTCGCTTTTGGGGATGGGTCCTTGGCGTGACCATGATTCTGCTGACGTGGGTCACCTGGTTCGCGCATGGATTTTTCACCGAGTGGCATTTTCGCTCGATGGTTCAAACGAACTTCAATGCTCCAGTCTCATGGCTGGACGTTCGATTTAGGCAGCACGTCACGATTGCCAACGACGAAACCATTGCTTCGATCGGACAAGCGATGATCGCTTGGACCCTCTTCGCTGTCCTGGGTTATCGACTGGAGCGAACATCGCTCAAGCACCCTGCGTCCAATTCGAGCGAACCGGCACCTCGCTGATCGCTCGATTGAATCAGTTGCCCCGGCGGACCAACACCGGCCGGCTCGCAAGCAAGTGAACCATCGGAATCCCTCGCTTGCCCAGCGGCCAGTCGCTCAACAATTCGTCATGCTTTTCGCCCAAGACGATTCGCTCTGGCCTATTCGCCCACCAACTCTTTGATCTTGGCGTGCAGTGCGTCCGCATTGGCTTGCCCACTGCCAACTTTGATCATCTGCACCTTGCCTTCGCGATCAACCAGCACCGCATGCGGGATACCGGTCACGCCGAAGTTGGATTGCATCTCGGTGACCTTGGGAGCGACGATGGTTGGGTGCTCCATGTCCTTGGATTGCAGGAATTTCGTGATTGCCTCGCGTTCCTCTTCGGGCGTCGGATCTTCGGATCCGTTCACTGCCTTTCCGCTTTCTTCGTCCCATGTGTAGCCGTAGTACCGGGTGATCCCCACGACCTCAAAGCCTTGATCGCCGAACTCCTCGCGAAATTCTCGCAAGTGCGGAAAGGTTGCGATGCAAGGGCCACACCAGATCGCCCAGAAGTCGTACAAGACCACTTTGCCGTCCAAGTCCTCCAAGCTGATCCCTTCGGCGTTGGCCCACCCATCGATGTCCAACTCAGGAGCGGGCTGACCGATCATCTCCAGTTGCTTTCGGGTCGACTCGATGCGACTTTCCAACGACTTGATTCGAGAAAGGATCGACGCGACGCCCCGGTTCTCTTCGTAGGGCGTCAACTTCGCAACCGCAGCTTCCATTCGCTCGATCGCCTCGTCAGGACTGACCCGAGCGAGCCCGCTGATCACCGAGTATTCGTTGCTCGCGTATTGTCCCATCAAAACGGAGGACTCCGGATAAGCCCCCAATGCTTGTTCAAAAGCGGATGCGACACGCTCTTGCCCATCCACCTCGTCGAACAGACGATTTTGAGTGGTCAGCAGATTGATCAACTCAACGGTTGTCTTCTCAGATCGATCCTCCGTCGCGTTGATCTCTTCTAACTTCGCGACTTGCTTGGCCAGCATGTCCTTGGCGGCGTCTTCATCCTCCCGCGCCAACATGGAGGCACGAACTTGGATCAGACGAGAGAGCGGCATTTGAATTTCGATGGGATGCTTCGCTTCCAACGCCTGCACCTTTTCAATGGCTTGGTCGGACCACTGGGCAGCCAACTCGGGTTGAGCAGCAGGAAGACCGTAGACACTGACCTGGCGAATCAAACTGGAAAGCCGCACTGCGTCGGAAGGCGA encodes:
- a CDS encoding TlpA disulfide reductase family protein, producing the protein MRLRKFLAIGLLTAPLSLGFVFPAMSYGQDSTDAPEKSAEDVAEVEPEVLSIPDQILQLVKEGKPAEAAKVLETAMESDAVAEKLKPLHQTIATGFVRARQYDKAMAQFGAAVEFELERTESPSDAVRLSSLIRQVSVYGLPAAQPELAAQWSDQAIEKVQALEAKHPIEIQMPLSRLIQVRASMLAREDEDAAKDMLAKQVAKLEEINATEDRSEKTTVELINLLTTQNRLFDEVDGQERVASAFEQALGAYPESSVLMGQYASNEYSVISGLARVSPDEAIERMEAAVAKLTPYEENRGVASILSRIKSLESRIESTRKQLEMIGQPAPELDIDGWANAEGISLEDLDGKVVLYDFWAIWCGPCIATFPHLREFREEFGDQGFEVVGITRYYGYTWDEESGKAVNGSEDPTPEEEREAITKFLQSKDMEHPTIVAPKVTEMQSNFGVTGIPHAVLVDREGKVQMIKVGSGQANADALHAKIKELVGE